The genomic DNA ACCACTGCCCATAAATCTGACCCCACATGGCCTTTGCCCAGCCAGTGTCAGCCACAGTATAGTGCAATCCTTCATCCATAACATTCTGCCAGTGCGAAGTAATAATATGCCCAAAAGGATACGTATGATCGTGCATGATCATTTTTGGCATTCCAGTAGTTCCTGATGAGAAATAAACAAGCATTACCTCATCATTTTTGGTTCCAGCAGCACCGGTGGGACGTTCAAATTTTTTGGATGTGTTTTCAATTTCTTTCCGGAAATTCATCCACCCTTCCCTATCGTGTTCTCCTACAATAACTTTTAATAGTTCAGTGCCCTCTAATTGGCGATTTGCTTCATCAAAGAATTCTGGAACACCATCTTCAGCTATACATACCACCATTTTGATACCTGCTTTCTCAACACGGTATACTATGTCCTTGGTCTTGAGCATGTGAGTGGCAGGGATGGTTATGGCCCCTAATTTGTGTAATGCTAATATGCAAAACCAGAATTCATAGCGACTTTTTAGGGTAAGCATAACCCTATCTCCTTTTTTTATACCTTGCTGTTTGAAAAAATTGGCAGCCCGATCTGAGTACTCTTTCAACTCTTTGAAAGTAAACGTACGGTCTGTTTCGTCATTACACCAAACCATTGCAACCTTATCAGGTTCTATGCGGGCGTACTCATCCACAACATCGTAGGCAAAGTTGAAGTTTTTGGGGATTTCAATATTGAAATTACTTTTAAAATCAGAGTATGACTTAAAATTCGCTTGTGAAACAAATTTATCCAGTAAAGATGACATCTTATCACCACTTAAATAATCCTCTTGCAAATAATTATAATTTACGATTAAACGAGTTATTTTGTTCTTACATTACTATAGCCAGGAATCGGGCAGTTTTATTCTCTAAAGCTTCCATGGCATGTTCATATGATGAATCAAAAAAGATTGAATCTCCTTCATGGAGAATAATTTCATTATCATGAATGTAAATTTTCAGAGTTCCTTCCAAAATATAGTTAAATTCCTGTCCAGGGTGTGTGTTGGTTGAAGGTTTATTCCCATCACTTTTAGGTTCTACAGTAACAATAAAAGGTTCTGCTTTTTTATGTATGAATTTTTCAGCAAGATTTTCATATTGATACTGTTTTCTACGACCAACTTCTACTCCTTTGCCTTTTCTAGTAACACTAAATATGTGCATTCTAGTTTCCTCTCCGGTTAAAAGGAGCCCCATATCCACTTGCATTTTTTGGGCTATTTCAAATAGAATACTGGCAGGGATATCTTTTTGTCCATCTTCATACTCTTGGTAGGTTTCCAGGGATATTTCAAGGTAATTTGCCATATCCTGAATACTGATGTCAGAAAGCTCTCGTAACTCCTTTATCCGAAGTCCTATTTCCTTCATTTTCTCTTTCATAATGAAAACCTCAATTAAATGCGGTTTAGACTTTTTGTTAGGCCTTGGCTTGGTAGCCATGGTAAAAAAACAACATATTCATTGATCTAATCTCTAATTTGAGTTCCAATTTATTTAATATTTATGTAATAAAGTTAAAATATTTTATAATGATTGTTAATGACAATTTATTCTGCTACTATAAATAAATTACCAATGCAAAAATTATTCTCAAAAAAGTATACTAATCCACAAACTGTTAAACTAACAAACTTCCAATTTATAACTAGGGGATCTTATGAAACTTGAAATCAAAATTGTTAAATTAGAATCGCCAGAAGGTTGTAATCTTATTTTAGGCCAAAGTCACTTTATAAAAACTGTTGAAGACCTTCATGAAGCCATAGTTAATACTGTACCGCAAGCAAAGTTTGGTCTTGCCTTTGGTGAGGCTTCAGGAGATTGTCTGATTAGAGTATCCGGAAATGATAATGATTTAGAAGAATTAGCCGGTGCTAAAATGCTAGAAATTGGTTGTGGTCATAGTTTTCTGATTTTCATGCAAAATGCCTTTCCCATCAACTTAACTCAGAGAATTAAGAGCGTTCCTGAAGTGGTGAATCTGTTCTGTGCAACTGCCAATCCAGTTCAAGTTTTAATCGTTGAATCTGAACAGGGAAGAGGCATAATTGGAGTTATTGATGGTTCCAAGCCTCATGCTTTGGAAACAAAGGATGATGTGGCTTGGAGAAAAAATTTCCTCCGAGACATTGGTTATAAATTATAAAAATCCCATAAAAAAAAATTGGAGGTTAAAAAAAATGGCAAACATAGTTTTCCATAGGGTTAGTGGTAGTAAAAAGAAAGATAAATCATTGGACGTAGATGATAAATTCATATCTCTCCAAAACAGACATGAAGGAGCAATGATTGTTAAATTTAGAGGTCCAGAAAAAAAAATAATTGAAATATGTCAATTTTTTGATGGTTTAGATGATATGGAAACTGTTCAAGTGGATATAGATAATACTGGCGCTGTTGACCATTATTTCAGAGGAATTTCACCCATAAGTGATGATGAAGAAGATGGTTTACCTATTAAAAAGTTCAACGTTACACTACAACTGAGAAAAGAGCTTATTTAATCATTACTGGCATATTTCTCAAATATATTAGGGATATCCTCAGGAGATTCAAATGCAGTAGTGTTTTCCATTTCAGATATTTTTTCCACGTGTTCCGCATCCTCCCTAGTAATATTCAACTCCAAAAATTTTCCATTAGGTAGTTTTGTAGTAACTATGCCCTCTCTAAAGTCCGTGGGCATTATGAATAATGGTGTTCTAGTTTTCTGGCCCATTATAGCAGCATTAGAAAGAAGAGTGTCTGCTATTCGCAACGATATCTTAGCCACCGTGTTGGATGTTGCTGGCGCAATTAGCAAAAATTCATATCTTCCCATCTGAATTTGACCGGCCAAAAAAGGAGCATTTGAATTTATTTCAGTCCATGTCTTATCAAATTTTGTTTCAAGCGTGGTGGAAAGGTTATAATACTTTAAAACTTGATCTCCAGCTCTTGAAATAAAAACTCTAATATCAAATTGCTTATGGTATTCATCCCGCATCTGTTGCATGATTTCCACGGTTTCAACCAGTTTTTCACCACTTCCAGTAATCCCCCAAGCAACTTTTCTTTTTTTCTTCATAACTATACTTATTATAATTATTCCATAATTTACTTTTCGCTAAATTTCCTATGGATTAATTAACTAGAATTGAAAAATTGAATATTAAGACAAAATCCATCAAATCAGCAGCATACATAAACTGATATATTGACAGGAAAAACTAAACAATAAAAAAATAATTATCATAAAGTGAAGGCAAATGGCGGTGTTAAAATAGAAAATTCCAGTTGTACAAATAACCAAACAGATGACAACTTACATGAAAAGTCAAAGAAAAATATGAAAAGTGAAAAAATTGAAACTTGTTACACTTGTGGTAAAAAATTTGATATGAACAAAGAAGATGGTAGTCGCTACCGTTATGAGAAATTTCCTCTTTGTGCTTATTGTGCTGAGTTTTACGGATTTTACTTTGATGACCCCGGTCAAAAAAGAAAAGAAAAATAGTAAGAAGTAGATAAAAAATCAATTAACAATTATTTATTTTTTAAATGCTTTTTAACAAGAGATATTCCCCATTCTGCCATTTTTTTAGCATCATCCACATTTTTAGACTCTGCAAAACATCTGAAGATGGGTTCTGTTCCCGAAGGACGGATAATGAGCCATCCTTCATCTCGGAAAATTTTAACCCCATCTGTGGTATCAACCTTGTATTGTTGAGTGTCTTGAGAGATTTTATCCATGACCTCTTGTTTCCGGTCATCAGGGCATTCCACCTTCATCTTCACAGATTGGTAGGCAGGAAGTTCTGCCACCAGTTGAGACAGTGGTTTTGATGTTAATGCCAATATTTCCACGATTTTAGCAGTAGAAAGAGCTGCATCCCTACCATAAACAAAATCCGGAAATATTAATCCACCATTTTCTTCTCCCCCAAACAAACCATCCCTATTTTTAAGTTCTCTGGCCACCAACAAATCTCCAACCCTGGTTGCAGTCACAGTTCCACCATACTCCTCAGCAATGTCATAAATAGCCGATGATGTGGCAACAGTAGTTACAATAAGTCCTCCCTGATTTTCTTGAAGTAATTGCTTCTCTACGAGGGCAAAAGTCTTATCACCCATTACAAAATTTCCTTTTTCATCTATGCATATAGTACGATCAGCATCCCCATCATGAGCAATGCCTAAATCAGCATTTGTAGCTTTTACAGTTTCTATGAGCTCTTGAAGGTTGTCTTCAGTTGGTTCTGGATTTCTTCCAGGGAAAAATCCATCAGGTTGACAGTTTAAGGTGATCACATCACACCCTAACTTACGAAGAACGTAAGGAGTGGTGAAACATGCTGCTCCACTACCACAATCCACAACAACCTTCAATTTAGCCTTTGCAATGGCATCATGATCCACCCGTTGTACTACTTCCTCATTGTATTCATCAACCAAACCCTCATTAGTGATAACTTCTTTGATTTCATCATAAGATACCCTGTTAGGATTGTCATTGAAGAACATGTCCTCAATTTCTAGTTCCATATCTTCAGCTATACCAATCCCATCTTGGTCAACGAATTTGATCCCATTATAATGTGGAGGGTTATGGGAAGCTGTTATAATTACCCCCCCATCATAATAGTTTCGAACAGCGTATTGAACCGTTGGTGTGGGTATAATTCCCATATCAACCACATTACATCCTGAAGAAAGCAGTCCGGCTATTACTGAGTGTTTTATGAGAGGAGTAGATGTTCTAGGATCTCCGCCAACTGCCACCCATCCTTTAACAAGTGACCCGTATGCTGCAGCTAATTTTGATGCAAATTCCGGCGTTAATTCTTTATTTGCTATTCTCCTAACCCCAAAGGTTCCGAATAATTTTTTCATGACAAGCACTTCCTTATAACACTACAATAAATTTTTATTGTTAATTATTATTTCACAAACTGTTTTAGATTTCTACTCGCCAAACTTTATAATCTTTGTTCTGATAAACCAATTTAAAATAATTAGGATTAACCATATCAGATGTTTCGACTAAATATCCTATATTATCCCGAATTAAATCTTCCCTCGTATAATTTCCACTATAATACATTTCACGATTTAAAACTTTAACCATACCCGGATGGTATCCCCCAGTGGAGACCGGTTGCCTGGAAACAGAAACAATCACTGGATCAATTCCTTCAGACAAAGACATTACTACTCTTTTTTTATCCCCGTTCTCCGCAAACCATTGAGCCACATCAATTTGAGAATTATTAACTAATGGTTCAACTGAATGAGCATATAAAAAACCTTGACTTACTCCACCAAAAATTAAAACTACAACCAGAATTCTGTATAAATTATTATAATAAATTGATTTTTCAGAATTAATAGACCTAACGTATTCCAATCCAAATGATGCCATTATCACCACCGGAAAAACAGCAAAGTTAAAAATTCGATCGATTAAAATAGGGATACCAATTAAATAGGCACTAGTGATTATTAAAATAAATGTTAACCAAATAACTAATAATAAATCATTCCTTGATAATTCTTTAAAAATCTTTCCGATAGATTTTTTTTCCATACCATTTTTAATCGATACAACAGCCCATAAAAATGCAAAAACGGTGCCAGGACCCCCCCATACTTTAAAAATTGTTTTTATGTACCATGTTAGACCAAAAAAAGCCGTGACGGGATTATTAAAAACATAACCATTCTGAAATATCAGTGGCCCCCACCACAATGAAGCGCAAAGGAAAGTAACCCCCAAAAATACCCACAAAGACTTGAATTCTACATTATCATTTCTTAGTTTAAGGGAAAATGTGAAAATTAGAACCACTCCTAACAGCAGCAGTGCAGTTAAAGCATGGGTTAAAAACATTACCCCAGAAATAATTCCAGAAATGAAAGCATATTTAAGACCTTTGCCTTCAAATGCTATGAACAAAAAGTAAATTGATAATGGGAAAAAAATCAAAGCCAATGTTTCAGGTATTGGAAGCATTGATCTGTGAAATACATTTGTGAAGAAAAGGAATCCCCCAGAAATAAGAGCTACTCTTAAATTATACAGTTTTTTAGTCACAAAAATGAAGGAGAAAACAAAGGAAAAAGAGAAAACTGGTTGCAAAAATCGGGACACTTGGAAAGGATCCATTTTAAGAATTTGTGAAAAGATAGCTAAAATGTAATGAAAAAATGGAGGATAAAATATTGGCCTGCCAAACGGAGCGTAAGTTAAATGATCCCCTAATGTGAACCATTGATCCATGTAAAGTTTGGCCAGATGAACATGGTAATAAATATCCCAACTTAAAGGTTGTTGAAATTTCAAAGTAGGGATTAAAGCAATTATAAAAGCAATAATCGGGAATATAATCAACAATAAATTTTCGTTGGTGAATATGTTCTGATATCTCATTACTTACCACCAGTTAGTTACTTACAGATCAGGACATAAGATTAGTTGAAATTTTTGCATTACTTATAAAATAATATATTGCAAATTCCTTGTTTTCATAAACCAGGCGAGTATAGGGTGGTGCTTTCATGCCTTTTTTCAACACAAAATACCCCACATTATACTTTAAATATGTAGATTTGTTGACTTTTCCATCAACATATTTCTGTATATCTAACGATTTCGTTCTTCCCTGACCATAGCCACCTAATGCAACTGGTTGTCTGCAAAGCGCCGCTATAAAACTGTCCCTATAATTAGAAGCTACTACAACACTTTTTTTATCCCCATGAGTTTGAAACCATTCTGCTACGTCAAGTTCTGGGTCTGAACATCTTAACCATGAATTACCTTCATCTACTTCAACCAGCATTGTAAACCCAGTTGCAACTGCAGTTATGTATACAGATATAATGAAAAAATGATAAAAATTCATTGATACGTTTTTTTCTTCAAATTTGACTTTTAAGAACTCAAATCCCACTCCTGCCATAACAACCAGTGGGAAAAGAGCAAAAGTCAATATTCTATTACTTATGATGGGAAATCCTAAATAATTCAAGTTACTGACAATCAAAAAAAACATCAAAAAGATAAGGATCATTACATCCTGTTTAAATCTTCTTTTCAGGGCTAAAATACATCCAAATATTGCAAATAATAGTGTAAATACTCCAAAAAATTTCGGATACTTAAATATACTCATCTTATTAGGAATATCACCGTCAACATTTAAAATAATCCCATATTTAGCCAGTAATGGCAACCACCATATCATAGCTACAGAAAAAGCAATGATGATTAATAATATCCCGTAAAAAAACATTTGTTTATCTTTTAAACCTATTATTATCGAATAAACGGATGTGGCTATAACAAATGAAAATGCTGAGAGAATATGTGTTAGTGCCATTAATCCAGCGATTATACCGGATGAAAATGCATATTTATAATCTCTTTTGTCAAATGCTAGATATATCATATAAAAAGCTAGTGGAAACATAATTAATGCCAAATTTTCTGGTAAAGGCAGTAAAAATCTCTGGAAAACTAGACTGAAAAATATGAAGAATCCAGCAGATACCCCTACTAATATGCTTTTATACAATTTATAGGCCACAAAAGAAAAAGAAATGAAAATGAACATGGTTAATATTGGTTGCAGAATACGAGCTGCTTGAAAGATATTTCCAAAAAGTGAGCCTATTGCAAGTATTAATAGATGAAATAGGGGAGGATAAGAAATTGGCCTCCCAAATGGTGCTGAAGTTAGTGGATCCCAGTAAACGAAACCCTGATCCATATAAAGTTTGGCTAAATGTATATGGTAAAAAATATCTCCACTTAAAGGCCACTGATATTTTATAGTGGGGATGAGAGATATGAAAAATGCTAGTACGGCAGGAATTAACAATAACAAAACTGGTTGTTCATAGAGAATAGACCGACAATTCATTTACACACCATATGTTACACCATTAAATATATTAAATTAGATTATTTGAATTAATCATATAATATTTTGCTGAGATTATGACTTTAATGCATTATAGGAATTTATATGAAAATCATAACGATTATTCCTGCTTATAACGAAGAAAAAACCATTGCTAAAGTGGTAGAAGCTGTTAAATATTACTCTGATGTAGTAGTGGTTGATGATGGATCCACAGATCAAACATCAACACTGGCGGCAAATGCCGGAGCATATATACTTAATCATTCCGAAAACATGGGTAAAGGTGCTGCATTAAAAACCGGCTTAAACTATGCTATTAACTGCGATTATAGTAAGATAGTTCTCTTGGATGGTGATGGACAGCATGACCCCCAATATATACCTCGATTATTGGAGGGAATAAACGGTGCTGATATGATCATAGGCTCTCGTTTCCTTGGAGTCAACCCCCAAAACATGCCATTGCAAAGAAAGTTTTCCAATGGAATAACCACCAGACTTATAAGGTTCGTGACTGGTTACCCCATTACTGATAGCCAATGCGGATTTCGAGCAATTTCTAAAAGAGCAGCACCATTTTTCGTAGACATATCATATAATGACTATGTTTATGAATCAGAAGTCCTTTGTAAAGCCTCAAAAAACAAACTTAAAGTAGATGAGATGCCGATCAAGTGTGTTTATGGAGATGAAAAATCATACGTCCATTTCAGACATGTTATTCACTATGTAATGTTCACTTTTCGCCTGTTACTTTGTAAATTATTAGGGAGGATCTGAAATTTGAAAAGATATTATGTTTTTTTGGTCAGTATCCTACTTCTAGCTCTTTTGATAATCTGGATAGGCCCACATCAAATGTGGGATGTGATAATAAATGCAAATATATGGTTGATACTATTGGCAGTATCCATACACCTATTTGTAGTGTGGATACGCTCTTTAAGATGGGGTTATATTATCAAACAACCGTGGGAGTTCAAGAAAAACTTTATAGTGAAGACAATTGGACTATTTGCCGGTAATTTCACTCCCATGCGCACCGGAGGCGAAGTTTTGAGCGCAGTGGCCGGCAAAAAAATCAACCAAATAACCCTTTCTGAGGGTTTATCTGCAGGCCTTACTGAAAGATTCTTTGACAGCATTATAGTAGCAGTTTTATTAATAACATGCGCTTTTTTAATTCCTAAAGTTAAATTAATAGCTATTTTAGGAGGTTTAGTGTCATTAGGCCTTTTATTATTAATATATCTTATTAACTGGAGAGAAGACACTAGTTTATGGATTTACAATCGGGTTCACTATATTTTTAGATTTTTACCCCTTTCTGAAGAATTGGTGGAAAACTTTTATCATAAATTCACCGTTGGATTGAAAAGCATAGTAGAATACACCAGATTATTCAGTAGCTTAAAAAATCTGTTAATAGTTTTGCTTCTAACCACAGGATCATGGATTTTTGAATGTGTGCGCCTTTACGTGGTATTCATGGCATTTGATGTTAAAATTAGCTTTTTGGCCATTATAATAATTTTCTTACTGGCCAATATAATTGGAATATTGTCTATTCTTCCTGGAGGTATTGGTTCCATTGAATTATCCCTCACTGGACTTTTCATGCTCTTTGGAGTTCCAAGCGCATTGGGAGGAAGTATAGCGATGGTAGATCGATTAGCCTCATTCTGGATTATAACTGCCTTAGGAATAATATTCTCTGCTTATTACGCTCGTGACATATTGTATGAGATAAAAAATTATACTATTGGACTTAAATCATCTGAAAAATAGGACCATACTTCCCATTTACTTGCATCATCACCGCAGTCCTAATATCAATCATATTTGTGATTATTATACTGGACGAGATTTACTTTCTTGTAATCAGGTAAAAGGAAGTGTAAATGATTAATTAATCATTAATTATTTCTTTCTTGAAATATGAAACTTTCATTAACTTTTTTGTGATAAATGGAACAAGAAAAATCCTTTTTGATAATGCAGTCTGATGATGGCTTGGTATGATAAAAAACACCATTGTGATTATGCAATAATTTTCAGCGAACTTGAATCTTTTAAAATTACTTCCAAACTACCGTGATATTCAGTTACTCGTCCCATCACCCTTATGCGCCTATTATTAAAGTTTTTGATGTTAATACCAGTTTTTTGGATTTCAAATGCCTCACTTTCAAAAATAATAAGCTTTATTTTACCAGTGCCATCCATTAACTCCAAAAAATATGTTCCACCACTCCGAGACTTGCTAACATCTGTTACTAACCCTTCAACTGATACCTCTTTATCAAGCATACCCCGGTTCATGTCTTTGATTTTAACTTCTTGAGGTGTTATGTAATTCGCAGCAAATATCACCCCTACTAATCCGAAAATAGTAGTGAATAAAGCCAATTTAAATATCTTTTGATCTTCCATATTACCACGAAATAATATAAATATTAATAATATTAATACTTTTGTATGTTAAAAATCTTATTAAAAAATTAACTAAAAAAAACAATAATCAGCTTTTTTGGGATTGTCTAAAAATAGATTCTACTCTTTCCAGAGTATCAATCTCATCAAGCCCTCGATCATTACGAATCCTCTTCACAACAGGGAATCGAAGTGAATATCCAGTTTCAGATTCAGGACTTTCGACTATCTCACTAAAAGCAATTTCCAAGATTATTGAAGGCTCAATTTTCACTTCTCTGCCCATTTTACTTATGATAAGCGGCTCCACCATATCAGAAAGTTCTTGCAGAGTATTATCATCCAAACCTGTAGCAGCGTAGGCTAATGGTTTGAGTTGGTTGTTTTCATCTTGAATGGCCATTAAATAAGAACCAATGAGATGTGCTCTTTTTCCAGTCCCATAAGTACCTCCTAAAACAACTAAATCGAGGGTTTCTGGTTCTGCTTTTAATTTAAGCATTTTTTTACCCCTTATACCCGGCATGTAAGGCGCATTGGGATCTTTGATCATTATCCCCTCATGCCCTCCCTTAATCGAAACTTCAAAAAGATCATTTGCCTTTTCAATTTCTTCAGGAGTCACAATGACTTGTGTAGATAACTCTAATTTACCAGGATCGGTTTTAACTAGAGATTCCAATTTTTTTCTCCTTTTTTTAAGAGGTTCATCCAGAACAGGTTTCTGGTAGTAAAGCAGGTCAAAAAGATAAAGAGTTAATGGAATTTTGGAAACCATTTTTTCAATATCGTATTTCCTACGCACTCTCTGAAGCATGTATTGAAAGGATATAGGTTTACCATCTCTACTGGCAATAATTTCTCCTTCAACAATAAAATCTTGGTCAGGAAACGATTTTTGGATATAATCAGATATTTCGGGAAGAGCGTGAGCAATATTCTCTAATCGACGAGTAAACACGTCAATTTTCCCTTCATGTCTGTGAATCTGAACCCTTATACCATCATATTTAGTTTCACAAATTGCCCAGCCCATTTCTTCAATACTCTGTTTTATTCCTGGAGAAAGTTGAGCTAACATGGGTTTAACAGGCTTTCCAGGTT from Methanobacterium sp. includes the following:
- a CDS encoding exodeoxyribonuclease VII large subunit — translated: MEDQKIFKLALFTTIFGLVGVIFAANYITPQEVKIKDMNRGMLDKEVSVEGLVTDVSKSRSGGTYFLELMDGTGKIKLIIFESEAFEIQKTGINIKNFNNRRIRVMGRVTEYHGSLEVILKDSSSLKIIA
- a CDS encoding glycosyltransferase family 2 protein, whose amino-acid sequence is MKIITIIPAYNEEKTIAKVVEAVKYYSDVVVVDDGSTDQTSTLAANAGAYILNHSENMGKGAALKTGLNYAINCDYSKIVLLDGDGQHDPQYIPRLLEGINGADMIIGSRFLGVNPQNMPLQRKFSNGITTRLIRFVTGYPITDSQCGFRAISKRAAPFFVDISYNDYVYESEVLCKASKNKLKVDEMPIKCVYGDEKSYVHFRHVIHYVMFTFRLLLCKLLGRI
- the afpA gene encoding archaeoflavoprotein AfpA gives rise to the protein MKKKRKVAWGITGSGEKLVETVEIMQQMRDEYHKQFDIRVFISRAGDQVLKYYNLSTTLETKFDKTWTEINSNAPFLAGQIQMGRYEFLLIAPATSNTVAKISLRIADTLLSNAAIMGQKTRTPLFIMPTDFREGIVTTKLPNGKFLELNITREDAEHVEKISEMENTTAFESPEDIPNIFEKYASND
- a CDS encoding flippase-like domain-containing protein, translated to MKRYYVFLVSILLLALLIIWIGPHQMWDVIINANIWLILLAVSIHLFVVWIRSLRWGYIIKQPWEFKKNFIVKTIGLFAGNFTPMRTGGEVLSAVAGKKINQITLSEGLSAGLTERFFDSIIVAVLLITCAFLIPKVKLIAILGGLVSLGLLLLIYLINWREDTSLWIYNRVHYIFRFLPLSEELVENFYHKFTVGLKSIVEYTRLFSSLKNLLIVLLLTTGSWIFECVRLYVVFMAFDVKISFLAIIIIFLLANIIGILSILPGGIGSIELSLTGLFMLFGVPSALGGSIAMVDRLASFWIITALGIIFSAYYARDILYEIKNYTIGLKSSEK
- a CDS encoding ATP-dependent DNA ligase, with the protein product MLYRELVEVYQDLDSTTKRLEKTAILANFLGKVGEEDPELLSTVTLLSLGRVFPTWSEEELGIGAKLLMKAISMVVGVSAEDVENQMRETGDIGKATEKLYHKKSQITLFTQPLSIEKVYQNLVKMSKISGKRAQFKKIDYLMELLSASSPTEAKYLTRTVLEELRVGVGEGTIRDAISQAFSIAPEVTERAHMLTNDMGLVAEVALAKGEEGLRELTLKPGKPVKPMLAQLSPGIKQSIEEMGWAICETKYDGIRVQIHRHEGKIDVFTRRLENIAHALPEISDYIQKSFPDQDFIVEGEIIASRDGKPISFQYMLQRVRRKYDIEKMVSKIPLTLYLFDLLYYQKPVLDEPLKKRRKKLESLVKTDPGKLELSTQVIVTPEEIEKANDLFEVSIKGGHEGIMIKDPNAPYMPGIRGKKMLKLKAEPETLDLVVLGGTYGTGKRAHLIGSYLMAIQDENNQLKPLAYAATGLDDNTLQELSDMVEPLIISKMGREVKIEPSIILEIAFSEIVESPESETGYSLRFPVVKRIRNDRGLDEIDTLERVESIFRQSQKS
- the glmM gene encoding phosphoglucosamine mutase yields the protein MKKLFGTFGVRRIANKELTPEFASKLAAAYGSLVKGWVAVGGDPRTSTPLIKHSVIAGLLSSGCNVVDMGIIPTPTVQYAVRNYYDGGVIITASHNPPHYNGIKFVDQDGIGIAEDMELEIEDMFFNDNPNRVSYDEIKEVITNEGLVDEYNEEVVQRVDHDAIAKAKLKVVVDCGSGAACFTTPYVLRKLGCDVITLNCQPDGFFPGRNPEPTEDNLQELIETVKATNADLGIAHDGDADRTICIDEKGNFVMGDKTFALVEKQLLQENQGGLIVTTVATSSAIYDIAEEYGGTVTATRVGDLLVARELKNRDGLFGGEENGGLIFPDFVYGRDAALSTAKIVEILALTSKPLSQLVAELPAYQSVKMKVECPDDRKQEVMDKISQDTQQYKVDTTDGVKIFRDEGWLIIRPSGTEPIFRCFAESKNVDDAKKMAEWGISLVKKHLKNK
- a CDS encoding helix-turn-helix domain-containing protein, which translates into the protein MKEKMKEIGLRIKELRELSDISIQDMANYLEISLETYQEYEDGQKDIPASILFEIAQKMQVDMGLLLTGEETRMHIFSVTRKGKGVEVGRRKQYQYENLAEKFIHKKAEPFIVTVEPKSDGNKPSTNTHPGQEFNYILEGTLKIYIHDNEIILHEGDSIFFDSSYEHAMEALENKTARFLAIVM